In one window of Granulicella pectinivorans DNA:
- a CDS encoding BrnT family toxin — translation MDLYSMLDGQGFVWDSDKAASNASRHGVRFEQAREVFLDQLARYEDASPQEEARQACIGLTTDYRLLYVVHVVREGDVLRLISARIAEPAERRRYEND, via the coding sequence ATGGACTTGTACTCGATGCTGGATGGGCAGGGCTTTGTCTGGGATAGCGATAAAGCCGCCAGCAATGCCTCCAGGCACGGCGTACGGTTCGAGCAGGCCCGAGAGGTCTTTCTCGACCAGCTCGCTCGCTACGAGGACGCCAGCCCCCAGGAAGAGGCACGGCAGGCGTGTATCGGCCTCACAACCGACTACCGGCTCCTCTATGTCGTCCATGTGGTTCGGGAAGGTGATGTGCTCCGCCTCATCTCCGCAAGGATTGCGGAACCGGCGGAAAGGAGACGCTATGAAAATGACTGA